The genomic window GTGTTCTTTTAAGATATGTTACTAAAATAAATGGACATGAAGTTGAAGATACAGGGTATGTAAATACAAAAAGATTGAAAATAAAACCTAAATGTCCAGGAAAATATACTTTTTGTATATATGCTAAAAATGTCAAGTGTAAGGAAGATTATGATTCTAAGAAGGAAGTTTCCCTTTATGTTCATGAAGCAACACCTGTTACTAATACTAAAATAAACATTATTTCAAAGGAGATAAATGTTAATAAAGAAGTGGCTTTTGAGATAAGTAGCAATGGTGGTAAGGAAGTTTGCTATGAAGTTTATATAATGGAAAAAGGAAATTGGGTAAGAGCTCAAGAATATAGTAGGAAAAAATACTATACTTTTATACCATTTTCAGTAGGAAAATATAGATTAATGGTATTAAGTAAAAGTTATTATAGAAATAGTACTTATGAAGATTATGATAGTATAGAATTTGAAGTTAAGTATTAAGTGAATACAAAATAATCCGATAATTATAAAAATATAATGATTGGAGGGGATTAGGTGGATATACCTAAAGTTGAGGATTTACTTAAGATGTCCTTTAATAAAGAAGTTCTAAAAAAAACTATAGGAGATGGTCCTGAATTTGATTTAGTTTATCAAGCTTTATTAGATAATATGAAAGATGAAGCAGCAAGTGAAGGAAATGAAAGTAATTCTTCTCAAGACTATTTAGTTAAATCAACTAACGCAGGAGTTAGATTAGATAAGATTCCAATGAGAATAAAAAGGGAAAATGAAAATATTATAAATAATTTATATAACAAATTAGATAATGAAGTTAGCCTACAAAGTTTAGATAATAAAGTAACTTCACAAGATGTAGACATAAGTAATTTAGATAATGGTGAGAGAATAAATAGGGCAGTAGATAAATATTCACAAGAATTTGGAGTGGACAAGAATTTAATTCTTGCAATAATTAAGCAAGAATCAAATTTTGATCCAAATGTAGAATCAGAAGCTGGTGCTAAAGGGCTTATGCAATTAATGGATTTTAATGTTGAAGAATATGGAGTAACAGATCCTTTTAATATAGAAGAAAATATTAGAGGGGGAGTTAATCATATAAAAGAATACTTGGATATGTTTGATGGTAATATTGAAATGGCATTAATGGCTTATAATGGAGGTCCTGGTAATATGGAAAGAAGAGGAGTAACATCTGTTAACGATATTTATAAAATGCCATTGGAAACTCAAGCATATGTACCTAAGGTTATGAATTATTATAGAAATGGTTTTTAAAGTATTTTTGTAGAAGATAAAAATTTTAATTTTTATCTTCTATTTTTTATAAAAAAGAATAACAAGCAAAATAGCATAAGTTTTATAATTAAATTAAAAGGTTGTGATTTTATAGTATTAATAATAAAATAAAACTTATATGAGAAAGATAATGTTAAATAAATAGGATGAGGTGTTTAAATGGAGAGACTAGATAAGGTTTTATCTAACTTAGGATATGGAACAAGAAAGGAAATTAAGCAAGCGGTAAGAAAAGGATTTATTGAAGTTAACGGAGAAATTGTTAAAGATAATGGTATGCAGATTGATCCTGAGAATGATAAGATATTTGTAAATGGAGAAGAGATATTTTATAGAAAATACATATATTTAATGATGAATAAACCTGCTGGAGTAATTTCAGCAACTCATGATGGAAGAGATGAAACAGTTGTAGATTTATTGGAGATAGAACATCAAGTATTTAATCCATTTCCAGTAGGTAGATTAGATAAGGATACTGTGGGATTATTATTATTAACTAATGATGGAGAGTTAAACCATAGGTTAATTTCACCTAAATGGAAAGTTGATAAAGTATATTTTGCAAAGATAGATAAGAAAGTTACAGAAGAAGA from Clostridium septicum includes these protein-coding regions:
- a CDS encoding lytic transglycosylase domain-containing protein; translation: MDIPKVEDLLKMSFNKEVLKKTIGDGPEFDLVYQALLDNMKDEAASEGNESNSSQDYLVKSTNAGVRLDKIPMRIKRENENIINNLYNKLDNEVSLQSLDNKVTSQDVDISNLDNGERINRAVDKYSQEFGVDKNLILAIIKQESNFDPNVESEAGAKGLMQLMDFNVEEYGVTDPFNIEENIRGGVNHIKEYLDMFDGNIEMALMAYNGGPGNMERRGVTSVNDIYKMPLETQAYVPKVMNYYRNGF
- a CDS encoding pseudouridine synthase, with protein sequence MERLDKVLSNLGYGTRKEIKQAVRKGFIEVNGEIVKDNGMQIDPENDKIFVNGEEIFYRKYIYLMMNKPAGVISATHDGRDETVVDLLEIEHQVFNPFPVGRLDKDTVGLLLLTNDGELNHRLISPKWKVDKVYFAKIDKKVTEEDIHKFNKGITLDDGYVCKEAKLEILNSSEDGSEILVTIQEGKYHQVKRMFEAVGKSVVYLKRIEFGTLPLDEDLEEGEYRELTHEELSVLKGF